One Halobacterium sp. DL1 DNA window includes the following coding sequences:
- a CDS encoding amidohydrolase — protein sequence MLELEHGFRVVDAHVRLHAGPGRPVRGNTIDAEDLEREMHQSGIVRSVVFPGPQKGEQGYLRANNAVARQAAQRPFIAFARIDGPRDPGDGATSKLRNLRSSRREWQTSPEDIEQYAYDDRFHGFKLDPTRDGLPDADVLDVMDDVGLPVLVHGGRGFSPSALEETLLGREFPVVLAHFGGHPLDRSLMHEAVAMLETHEELYLDTAAVRYRELLERAIVEHPDRVLFGSGAPAVHPNVAVMEILTLDVTEDAMRKVFGKNPVRVIPGLDRE from the coding sequence ATGCTCGAACTGGAGCACGGGTTCCGCGTCGTGGACGCCCACGTGCGTCTCCACGCCGGACCGGGGCGGCCCGTGCGCGGCAACACCATCGACGCGGAGGACCTGGAACGCGAGATGCACCAGTCCGGCATCGTCCGCTCCGTCGTGTTCCCCGGCCCGCAGAAGGGCGAACAGGGCTACCTCCGCGCGAACAACGCCGTCGCGCGGCAGGCCGCCCAGCGCCCGTTCATCGCGTTCGCGCGCATCGACGGCCCCCGCGACCCCGGCGACGGCGCGACGTCGAAGCTGCGGAACCTGCGGTCGTCGCGCCGCGAGTGGCAGACCTCCCCCGAGGACATCGAGCAGTACGCATACGACGACCGCTTCCACGGCTTCAAACTCGACCCGACGCGGGACGGCCTCCCGGACGCCGACGTGCTCGACGTCATGGACGACGTCGGCCTCCCGGTGCTCGTCCACGGCGGCCGCGGCTTCTCGCCGAGCGCGCTCGAGGAGACGCTGCTCGGCCGGGAGTTCCCCGTCGTCCTCGCGCACTTCGGCGGCCACCCGCTCGACCGCTCGCTGATGCACGAGGCGGTCGCGATGCTGGAGACCCACGAGGAGCTCTACCTCGACACGGCCGCCGTCAGGTACCGGGAGCTGCTCGAACGAGCCATCGTCGAACACCCCGACCGCGTGCTGTTCGGGAGCGGCGCGCCCGCCGTCCACCCGAACGTCGCGGTGATGGAGATTCTGACGCTCGACGTGACAGAGGACGCGATGCGGAAGGTGTTCGGGAAGAATCCGGTGCGGGTCATTCCCGGCCTCGACCGGGAGTGA
- a CDS encoding glycosyl transferase family 2 yields the protein MDISVVVPTLNGREALAASLDALATHAPDAEVVVANGPSADGTSGMARDHDAVDVLLELAERNLNASRNAGIAAVTGDVVAFVGQDTRIREGWVPAILDALADGADAVTGPVHRNVEGGVTTESVERRTVCGREVTYFDGGNVAFTRAAIEALDGFDEYLQTGAARDAAHRLAGMGHDVVWGRDAVVLREEKDDIVHRLPEDPEESAWGLKYRSLAYRLVKNYGMGVRIGARVVRHAVGDALSVGGDVARGNAKLTEWSAAGAAVVPNIWRGSQDGLSARMGDRSPRRNPNGVSARMDRAVARYDR from the coding sequence ATGGATATCTCGGTAGTGGTGCCAACCCTCAACGGGCGCGAGGCGCTCGCCGCGTCTCTCGACGCGCTCGCGACCCACGCACCCGACGCCGAGGTCGTCGTCGCCAACGGGCCGTCCGCGGACGGCACCTCCGGGATGGCCCGCGACCACGACGCGGTCGACGTGCTCCTGGAACTCGCAGAGCGGAACCTCAACGCCTCCCGGAACGCGGGCATCGCGGCCGTGACCGGGGACGTGGTCGCGTTCGTCGGCCAGGACACCCGAATCCGGGAGGGGTGGGTGCCGGCCATTCTGGACGCGCTCGCGGACGGCGCGGACGCGGTCACCGGCCCCGTCCACCGCAACGTCGAGGGCGGCGTCACCACCGAGTCCGTCGAGCGGCGGACCGTCTGTGGCCGCGAAGTGACGTACTTCGACGGCGGCAACGTCGCGTTCACGCGCGCCGCCATCGAGGCCCTCGACGGCTTCGACGAGTACCTCCAGACAGGCGCCGCGCGGGACGCCGCCCACCGCCTCGCGGGGATGGGCCACGACGTGGTCTGGGGGCGAGACGCCGTGGTGCTCCGCGAGGAGAAAGACGACATCGTCCACCGACTCCCGGAAGACCCCGAGGAGTCCGCGTGGGGGCTGAAGTACCGTTCGCTCGCCTACCGCCTCGTGAAGAACTACGGGATGGGTGTGCGAATCGGGGCGCGAGTCGTCCGCCACGCAGTCGGCGACGCGCTCTCCGTCGGCGGCGACGTGGCCCGCGGGAACGCCAAACTGACGGAGTGGTCCGCCGCGGGCGCCGCCGTCGTCCCGAACATCTGGCGCGGCAGCCAGGACGGCCTCTCCGCGCGGATGGGCGACCGGAGTCCGCGGCGCAACCCGAACGGCGTCTCCGCGCGGATGGACCGCGCGGTTGCGCGCTACGACAGGTAG